The DNA segment TGTTGGATGCGCCGCGTCACGGCCGGCTGGGTGACGTACAGCCTCTGCGCCGCGCGCGTGAGATTTCTTTCCGCCGCCAGCGCCGTCAGCAGTGTCCAATCCTTCTCGTTCATGCGCCCCGCCTCCTCTTTTTCGCTTTATTGTAGCAGTCTTTCCCCCAAACGGCGCTATCACGCCAAGCGGATCTGAAAAAGGCCGCCCATGCCGTGACGTTCTGCACGGGGCGTTGGCCGCGACGAAAACGACAAAACCGCGCCCCGAAATTTCGTTTTTCGGGGCGCGGTTTTTTTTGCGTGGCGGAACGTGCCTCTGCCGCTGGTGAAGACCTCGGCGTCGTCATGGCTTTTTCGATTGCGGAACTGGGCGGGAGCGTGTAGAATAACGACACTGGATCGAAACAAAAATTTAAATACGATCGGATAATCTTTAAGAGTTTATTTTAAGGAGGTTGGATGATGGATTCGAAGCAGAAAATTGCCGCCGCGGTGGAACGTCTTGCCGCCACGGGGCTGGCCATGACCGGCCTCGACGTGTTCCGGCCGCCGGAGCTGCGCGCCGCGGCGAGGGCCGATTTCGAGCGGAACGCCCTGCCGAACAAAGCGCGCTGAATCTTTGAGGGGCGCGGCGATCTGTGAGCGGCTGACAGCGCCGGAAAATGATTTGCCGACGCTGTCGTGACGATTTATAATTCAATGGGTGAGGATTTCGTAAGCTTGGTCGATCTGCGCCAGACGCCGTCCGTCGGCCCGGTCGGAGGCGGGGCGGTCGGCATGTTCCGCGGCGACGAGCTCGCGATAGCGCCTTTTGATGTCGTTTTGCGAAGCGTCGCTGCCGAGGCCGAAAATCCCCAGCGCCCACCGGCGCGAAGCGAAGCGCGGCGCCCCGGCGTCGATTTTTTCTTCGCAAGCGCGCGGCGCTGAGGAGGCGCCGTGGCTTCTGCGGGACGGCGAAGTCCCGGCGCACGCGCTGAGCAGGGAGACGCCGCCCCAAACGCCGGCGGCGGCGATGAGCAGCCACATGACGACGGTGCCGACGACGCCGAAAAGGGCGAAAAAGCCGCTGCAGAGCTTCCAGACAAGCCCGAGCAGGCCGAAGAGTCCGTCTATGACGATCAGATGAAGCAGGCGGAACGGCAGCTTGACCAGGAACCAGACGAGGCCGAAAAATCCGCTCACGAGCGTGGGAATCAGCCAGAGAACGAAGAGCGCGCCGACGATGCCGCCGAGAAGTCCAAGACGCATCAAGAAAACCACTCCTTTGGAGGAGGTCAGGAAAAGCAGCCTCTATTGTAGCGCAAAATGGAACGAAAAAGAATCCTTTCGCCGGCGCAGCGGCGGTTTGCCGCCGCCCGCAGCGGAGGATGGCGACGCATATCTGAACGGAGGATGCCCCGGTGAACAAAAGTGAATTCCTCGCCCTGCTGCGGCGCAAGGCGGCGGGGCTGGCGGCGGTGGTCGCGGCGGCTTGCGCGATCGCGGCGGCGATGTTCGCCGTTTATGAAGCGGTGTTGTGGCTGCTGCCCGAAGATGTCGCCGGGCGATGGCAGTCGTTTGTCGGGCAGTTTTTCGCCGATCCGCGGAGTTTCCGCGACCTGCTGCTGCGCAAGGGCGCTTCGGCGCCGTGGTTCTTTGTGGGCGTACAGGTGCTGCAGGTGCTGTTCGCGCCGATCCCCGGCCAGGCCGTGGCGCTGGCGGGCGGTTTCGTGTTCGGCTT comes from the Pyramidobacter piscolens W5455 genome and includes:
- a CDS encoding J domain-containing protein, with protein sequence MRLGLLGGIVGALFVLWLIPTLVSGFFGLVWFLVKLPFRLLHLIVIDGLFGLLGLVWKLCSGFFALFGVVGTVVMWLLIAAAGVWGGVSLLSACAGTSPSRRSHGASSAPRACEEKIDAGAPRFASRRWALGIFGLGSDASQNDIKRRYRELVAAEHADRPASDRADGRRLAQIDQAYEILTH